In the Gorilla gorilla gorilla isolate KB3781 chromosome 10, NHGRI_mGorGor1-v2.1_pri, whole genome shotgun sequence genome, one interval contains:
- the LOC101150057 gene encoding putative EP400-like protein isoform X1 — translation MQHVSSSQSSQRHVQWPGACPSMGEEQPACSQPSLPLTLPSPSHQLQQLMVRGGPAGGQNMNVDLQGVGPGLQGSPQVTLAPLPLPSPTSPGFQFSTQPRQFEHGSPWYIQVTSPCPSRSRPRVPRSPVPGRGRPCRMCVQVPLALGWASAAAAVQGGFVDASVLVRQIGLSPSSGGHFVFQDGSGLTQIAQGAQVQLQHPGTPITVQERRPSQPHTQSGGTIHHLGPQSPAAAGGAGLQPLASPSHITTANLPPQISSIIQGQLVQQQQVLQGPPLPRPLGFERTPGVLLPGAGGAAGFGMTSPPPPTSPSRTAVPPGLSSLPLTSVGNAGMKKAPKKLEEIPPASPEMAQMRKQCLDYHYQEMQALKEVFKEYLIELFFLQHFQGNMMDFLAFKKKHYAPLQAYLRQNDLDIEEEEEEHFEVINDEVKVVARKHGQPGTPVAIATQLPPRTSAAFPAQQQPLQVLSDGSTVQLPRLSSLGFEDSVC, via the exons ATGCAGCACGTCAGCAGCTCCCAGAGCAGCCAGCGCCATGTCCAGTGGCCTGGGGCCTGCCCCAGCATGGGCGAGGAGCAGCCAGCGTGCTCCCAGCCGTCCCTGCCCCTCACACTGCCATCCCCCAGCCACCAACTACAGCAGCTGATGGTGAGAGGGGGCCCTGCGGGTGGGCAGAACATGAATGTTGACCTGCAGGGCGTGGGCCCTGGGCTCCAGGGAAGCCCACAGGTCACGCTGGCCCCGCTGCcgctccccagccccacctctcCAGGCTTCCAGTTCAGCACTCAGCCTCGGCAGTTTGAGCATGGATCTCCGTGGTACATTCAGGTCACGTCCCCATGTCCCAGCAGGTCCAGACCCAGAGTCCCACGCAGCCCAGTCCCAGGCCGGGGTAGGCCTTGCAGAATGTGCGTGCAGGTGCCCCTGGCCCTGGGCTGGGCCTCTGCAGCAGCAGCCGTACAGGGGGGCTTTGTGGATGCCAGTGTGCTGGTGAGGCAGATCGGCTTGAGCCCCTCCAGTGGTGGACACTTTGTGTTTCAGGATGGGTCAGGGCTCACCCAGATCGCCCAGGGAGCCCAGGTTCAGCTCCAGCACCCGGGTACGCCCATCACAGTCCAAGAGCGGAGACCCTCCCAGCCCCACACACAGTCAGGGGGCACCATCCATCACCTGGGACCCCAGAGCCCTGCAGCCGCGGGTGGGGCCGGCCTGCAGCCCCTGGCCAGCCCAAGCCACATCACCACGGCTAACTTGCCACCGCAGATCAGCAGCATCATCCAGGGCCAGCTGGTTCAGCAGCAGCAGGTGCTGCAGGGGCCGCCGCTGCCCCGGCCCCTGGGCTTCGAGAGGACGCCCGGCGTGCTGCTCCCCGGGGCTGGGGGCGCAGCGGGGTTTGGGATGACGTCCCCACCCCCGCCCACCAGCCCTTCCAGGACTGCCGTGCCCCCAGGCCTTTCCAGCCTCCCACTCACGTCTGTGGGGAACGCGGGAATGAAGAAGGCTCCCAAGAAGTTAGAGGAGATTCCCCCAGCCTCTCCGGAGATGGCACAGATGAGGAAGCAGTGCCTGGACTATCACTACCAGGAGATGCAGGCTCTGAAGGAGGTCTTCAAGGAGTATTTGATTGAACTGTTTTTCTTGCAACACTTTCAAGGGAACATGATGGATTTCTTAGCTTTCAAGAAGAAACATTATGCCCCATTACAAGCATATCTTAGGCAGAATGATTTGGAcattgaagaagaggaagaggagcacTTTGAAGTCATTAATGATGAG GTAAAGGTTGTGGCCAGAAAGCACGGGCAGCCTGGGACTCCTGTTGCCATAGCAACCCAGCTACCGCCGAGGACTTCTGCGGCTTTTCCAGCCCAGCAGCAGCCGCTCCAGGTACTTTCTGATGGCTCCACAGTGCAGCTCCCCAGACTTTCCTCACTCGGATTTGAGGACTCGGTGTGCTGA
- the LOC101150057 gene encoding putative EP400-like protein isoform X2, whose amino-acid sequence MQHVSSSQSSQRHVQWPGACPSMGEEQPACSQPSLPLTLPSPSHQLQQLMDGSGLTQIAQGAQVQLQHPGTPITVQERRPSQPHTQSGGTIHHLGPQSPAAAGGAGLQPLASPSHITTANLPPQISSIIQGQLVQQQQVLQGPPLPRPLGFERTPGVLLPGAGGAAGFGMTSPPPPTSPSRTAVPPGLSSLPLTSVGNAGMKKAPKKLEEIPPASPEMAQMRKQCLDYHYQEMQALKEVFKEYLIELFFLQHFQGNMMDFLAFKKKHYAPLQAYLRQNDLDIEEEEEEHFEVINDEVKVVARKHGQPGTPVAIATQLPPRTSAAFPAQQQPLQVLSDGSTVQLPRLSSLGFEDSVC is encoded by the exons ATGCAGCACGTCAGCAGCTCCCAGAGCAGCCAGCGCCATGTCCAGTGGCCTGGGGCCTGCCCCAGCATGGGCGAGGAGCAGCCAGCGTGCTCCCAGCCGTCCCTGCCCCTCACACTGCCATCCCCCAGCCACCAACTACAGCAGCTGATG GATGGGTCAGGGCTCACCCAGATCGCCCAGGGAGCCCAGGTTCAGCTCCAGCACCCGGGTACGCCCATCACAGTCCAAGAGCGGAGACCCTCCCAGCCCCACACACAGTCAGGGGGCACCATCCATCACCTGGGACCCCAGAGCCCTGCAGCCGCGGGTGGGGCCGGCCTGCAGCCCCTGGCCAGCCCAAGCCACATCACCACGGCTAACTTGCCACCGCAGATCAGCAGCATCATCCAGGGCCAGCTGGTTCAGCAGCAGCAGGTGCTGCAGGGGCCGCCGCTGCCCCGGCCCCTGGGCTTCGAGAGGACGCCCGGCGTGCTGCTCCCCGGGGCTGGGGGCGCAGCGGGGTTTGGGATGACGTCCCCACCCCCGCCCACCAGCCCTTCCAGGACTGCCGTGCCCCCAGGCCTTTCCAGCCTCCCACTCACGTCTGTGGGGAACGCGGGAATGAAGAAGGCTCCCAAGAAGTTAGAGGAGATTCCCCCAGCCTCTCCGGAGATGGCACAGATGAGGAAGCAGTGCCTGGACTATCACTACCAGGAGATGCAGGCTCTGAAGGAGGTCTTCAAGGAGTATTTGATTGAACTGTTTTTCTTGCAACACTTTCAAGGGAACATGATGGATTTCTTAGCTTTCAAGAAGAAACATTATGCCCCATTACAAGCATATCTTAGGCAGAATGATTTGGAcattgaagaagaggaagaggagcacTTTGAAGTCATTAATGATGAG GTAAAGGTTGTGGCCAGAAAGCACGGGCAGCCTGGGACTCCTGTTGCCATAGCAACCCAGCTACCGCCGAGGACTTCTGCGGCTTTTCCAGCCCAGCAGCAGCCGCTCCAGGTACTTTCTGATGGCTCCACAGTGCAGCTCCCCAGACTTTCCTCACTCGGATTTGAGGACTCGGTGTGCTGA